Within the uncultured Campylobacter sp. genome, the region CAGGTCTGCGGCGCTGTTTTTACGAGCGGCATTATACTTTTTTTTGGCAAATGCGGCAAAATTTCATCCGCCCTAAAAGCTAAATTTTACCTCTTTTATACTAAAATGCGCGTTTTCGTATAAAATTTCATAAAATTTAAAAGGCAAACTTTGTTTTATTATCTTTACCATCTTACGAATATAAATTTCTTCCAATACATCACCGCGCGCGCAGGACTTGCGTTTTTTATCGCTTTTTGCTTTTCGGTCTGGGCTATGCCGCGGTTTATCCGCTGGGCGCAAGCCAGACACGCCGCGCAGCCCATCTACGAGCTCGCGCCGCAAAACCATCAGAAAAAGAGCAAAACCCCAACGATGGGCGGGCTCGTTTTCGTTACCGCCGCGGTGCTCGCAAGCCTGCTGTGCGCCAAGCTAAACAACGTCTTCGTGCTCTGCGGACTGCTTTGTTTGGTAGGTTTCGGCTACATAGGCTTCAAGGATGATATCTCTAAAATTTTAGGCCGCCAAAACCACGCAGGCCTTAGCGCGCGGGCTAAATTTGCACTGCAAAATTTCTTGGCGTTTCTGATTGGGGCGACGCTTTATGCTTTTAGCGATCTGGGCGGGGAATTTTTCGTGCCGTTTTTTAAATACCCTCTGCTAAATTTATGGATCTTCGCGCCGCTGTTTTGGACGATCGTGATAAGCGCTAGCTCAAACGCGGTAAATTTAACCGACGGCCTGGACGGATTAGCGACCATTCCGTCAGTATTTTCGCTCTGCAGCTTGGGCGTATTCGCCTATCTTTGCGGGCATGCGATCTACTCGCAGTATCTCTTGCTACCGCGCGTCGCAGGCGCAGGCGAAGTCTGCATCATCGTATCCGCGCTCATCGGCGCGCTGCTTGGGTTTTTGTGGTTTAACTGCTACCCCGCCGAAGTCTTTATGGGTGACAGCGGCAGCCTCAGCGTAGGCGCGTTTTTAGGATACTGCGCAGTCATCACGAAAAATGAAATTTTACTCATAATGATCGGCTTTGTCTTCGTCATCGAGACACTCAGCGTGATCTTGCAGGTAGGCAGCTTTAAAATTTTTAAACGCAGAATTTTCCTGATGGCGCCGATACACCACCATTTCGAGCTTAAAGGCTGGGTCGAAAACAAAATCATCATCCGATTTTGGATCATCGCGCTGATCGCAAATATCATAGCGCTGACGTCGCTGAAACTGAGATAAAATGCGAGCGCAGATCAAATGTGGCTTTTTGAAAGATGCGATAGAAGCGGCGAAATGAGCGAGCTTAACGCGGATGAGATAACTCAAATTTTATGGGGCAAAAGGGGAGAAAAATGAAAAAATCGCTATTTGGCTACGGGCTTACGACCAGAGCGATCGCCGAGCACTGCCGCGACGAAGGCGGCTGGGAGATCTATGACGATAAATTTGAAATTTCTTCGGGCGCGCCGAAGCTGGACGAGTTCGGTAACGCGCTTTTAAACCCGAGCGAGTTCGATCCCGCCGCAAGCGAGCTTGAAATCCCAAGCCCGGGCTTTCCGCCGCATCACGAGCTGGTGCGAAAGGCACGAAATTTAATCAGTGAATACGATTATTTCGACGATTATGAAGGCCTTAAAATTTGGATCAGCGGCACGAACGGCAAGACCACGACGACGAAGATGATGCAGCACCTACTTGAGCGATACGGCTCGCAAATGGGCGGTAACGTGGGCGTTCCGCTTGCAAAACTTGATAAAAGTGCCAAAATTTGGGTGCTGGAGACGAGCTCGTTTACGCTGCACTACACCAAACACGCGCGCCCCGACATCTACGTGCTGCTTGTGATCACGCCCGATCATCTCAGCTGGCACGGCGATTTTGCGGAGTATGAGCGCGCCAAACTCTCGCCGCTGCTAGCGATGCGCGAAGGCTCCGTGGCACTGATCCCGCGCGCCTACGAAAGCTCCGCCGCCGCGCAAAACAGCCTAGCTCGCGTGATCTGCTACGAAGACGAAGCGGATCTGGCGCAAAAATTCGGCATCGATTTAGGCGAGATAAAATTCCGCACGCCGTTTTTAATAGACGCGCTTTTGGCGCTGTGCGTGGAGAAAATTTTATTCGACAGATGCGACATCGCGCGACTAAACGACTTCGTGATCGAGGGCAATAAACTCGAGGAGTTTATTGACGCGCACGGCAGACTCTGGGTCAATGACACGAAGGCCACCAACATCGATGCGTGCGCGCAGGCGCTAAAGCGTTACGCGGGACGCAAAATACATCTGATCCTAGGCGGCGACGATAAAGGCGTGGATCTGCACCCGCTTTTTGCGGAGTTTAAAAAATACGATCTGCAAATTTACGCAATCGGCTCAAACACCGATAAAATCGTGCTTTTGTGCAATGAATACAGACTTCCTTGCGTGCGCTGCGAAATTTTACAAACGGCGGTGAGCGAAATTTCGAGGCGGTATTTGAGCGGAGAAAATTTTTGCGAAAATGAAATTTCAAAAGGACGCTTAGGCGGCGAGAATTCCGTGGGAAATTTGATGCAGGATAAAATTTCGGCTACCGAAAGCGAGAGCTTCTGTGTGAACGCAAGCAGCGGCAAAACTTTGGGTTCGCAGAATTCTAAAAATTCTGTGGATTTTAAGAATTCCGTAAATTTCGCAAACGAAATAGCGCTGCTAAGCCCTGCGTGTGCAAGTCTGGATCAGTTTAAAAGCTATGCCGAACGCGGCGAATTATTTAAAAAACAGGTTGCGCAGCTCGGATAAATAGGCCTATCGAGGTTTGCCAGATCGGGCTGGAATTTTATTTAAACACAGCCTGCAATCGTATTTAAAATTTCAACGCTTCTGCTGCGTGGATATATCTAAGTAAATCTAGCTAAAGCGCGCCTTGCGACGTCACACTACTGGCTTTGGCGCAATGTTTATAAAGATGCTTCGTCAAGTCCAAATTAAAGCCAATTTTCGATGCTAAATTTAACTAATCGCAGCTATCGCCTGTTATGCACGCAAATTTAAAACGATGCCGCGATCCTTTGGCTCAAATTTATCTACTTTGCACAGCCTAAAACCAAGCGTATAATTTGCAAAGTCGGCTAAATAGTAAAAATTTTATACCTCTTTGCTTTTTAGATCGATAGCCCTTTTTGATTATTGCAAATTGCTGCATAAGCAATATTTTTCGCTACTGAA harbors:
- the murD gene encoding UDP-N-acetylmuramoyl-L-alanine--D-glutamate ligase, translating into MKKSLFGYGLTTRAIAEHCRDEGGWEIYDDKFEISSGAPKLDEFGNALLNPSEFDPAASELEIPSPGFPPHHELVRKARNLISEYDYFDDYEGLKIWISGTNGKTTTTKMMQHLLERYGSQMGGNVGVPLAKLDKSAKIWVLETSSFTLHYTKHARPDIYVLLVITPDHLSWHGDFAEYERAKLSPLLAMREGSVALIPRAYESSAAAQNSLARVICYEDEADLAQKFGIDLGEIKFRTPFLIDALLALCVEKILFDRCDIARLNDFVIEGNKLEEFIDAHGRLWVNDTKATNIDACAQALKRYAGRKIHLILGGDDKGVDLHPLFAEFKKYDLQIYAIGSNTDKIVLLCNEYRLPCVRCEILQTAVSEISRRYLSGENFCENEISKGRLGGENSVGNLMQDKISATESESFCVNASSGKTLGSQNSKNSVDFKNSVNFANEIALLSPACASLDQFKSYAERGELFKKQVAQLG
- the mraY gene encoding phospho-N-acetylmuramoyl-pentapeptide-transferase, which translates into the protein MFYYLYHLTNINFFQYITARAGLAFFIAFCFSVWAMPRFIRWAQARHAAQPIYELAPQNHQKKSKTPTMGGLVFVTAAVLASLLCAKLNNVFVLCGLLCLVGFGYIGFKDDISKILGRQNHAGLSARAKFALQNFLAFLIGATLYAFSDLGGEFFVPFFKYPLLNLWIFAPLFWTIVISASSNAVNLTDGLDGLATIPSVFSLCSLGVFAYLCGHAIYSQYLLLPRVAGAGEVCIIVSALIGALLGFLWFNCYPAEVFMGDSGSLSVGAFLGYCAVITKNEILLIMIGFVFVIETLSVILQVGSFKIFKRRIFLMAPIHHHFELKGWVENKIIIRFWIIALIANIIALTSLKLR